The sequence ACGCTCGAGTGGCGTGGCGTCGGTTCGCTGGATGGCCTTCCAGGACGTGGTGGCTGCCGTCTGAAGGGCAACCTTTTCTCCCCGGGTCGTTCCGCCGCGGGGACTCATGTCGCTGGTTTCGATAAAGGGCCAGGCGAAGATATACGGAGCGTCTGCTGTTGCTGGCACGCGTGCGTTCTGAGCGGCGCACGCAAAGCTGAACGTGCAGCTCAGGAGAATCGGCACAATGGATCGTGGGAAGTTCATGCTCCAACCTGAAGCAAATGGGAACTTCGTTTGCTCGTAACGGTTTCGTGTTTAGTTCGGGTCTTCTTCCGGGAAGTAGACGGTTACCTGAGCGGTATCCCGCAGGAGGTTTACGGAGCCGACCGAGACCCGCTGGATATTGATTCCGGTTCTGGTGCGCAGATCCTCGATCAAGGCTTCTCGATCGTTGCGTCGAATGATGTCCATATTGTCGTAGGTAACGACACGGCTCTGGTCCCGGCGGAACATGGGCAGGCGCTCGAGCATGGCGGTCAAAAAGACGATCGAGCCATTAACCAGCAGCAATTCGGCGAGACTGACCTTCTTATTGGCCACGGCATTGAGAATCGCCAGGCCAATCACCACAAACATATAGGTCAGGTCCTGTGTCCGAATAGCTTCGGTCCGGTAGCGCAGGATGCCAAAGACGGCGAATAGTCCCAATGCGAAACCCAATTCAATCGGGACTTTACGCAGAAGAAAGCACAGCGCGAAGGTGATCGCGTTGAACATGAAATACGTGAAGATGTACTCGTTCTTTCCGTATCGCCGCACGTAGACGCCCAGAACAATCATGGCCGTGAAGGCCAGGTTCAGAGCGAGGCGAAGCCCTAGTCGTGCAAAACCGGGGAAATCGAAAAAGTCCGGGTATAAGCCCAAGATTTCAGTCATTGTGCATCCTTTGGAGGGAGCGAACTTTCGGCAGATACCTTTGCATCGGAACCGAAGGGAGCAGCAGAGTCGCTGCTGTACAATATTTGCTGATCGACACCGGCAAGACATGCGCTTGTCGGAGCGCGAGCATGACAGGCGAGCGCGCCCGGAACCGGTCCTGCTTGATCTCGGCTATTACCGCACCGGGAATTCGGGCGTCGTCGGATGATTTCTGAAAGGAGAGGTCGAGGTCGAAGGTGGCTCGTTCCATGGTCTCGAGGCCGACCAGAGTAATCCGATGGAAGTCGGTTCGGAGGCTTGGCTGGAGGCTCTCGGCAGCAATCGGATTGTGCTCGTTGATGAAACTGCGTTCGTTGCGGCCGATCGTCTCTTGCAAGAAGGGAATCTGCTGCCGGGCCTTGATCGTTCGGTTGGCATTCGTCTTGTTCTTGATTTCGAGATAGGTCAATTTTCGATCGAGATAGTGACGGATCCGTATTTTATGACGCGGTCGCCTGCCACGGTGGTGCTCGCGGAGGCAATCATAGTTCCGAGTGTCGAAGTAGAGCGTCTTGTATTGGGCGGCTGTCGCTCCTTCGGCCGTCAGTAGCGCGTATTTACCGTGAACTTGGCGCAGGACTTGATGCAGCGCGTCGGAGTTGAGGATGAATTTCGTGTCCACGCGCTGGAGAAGCGCCCGCTCCTCCAGCAGGGCGGCGGTTGCTTCGGGGAATCGCCCCAGAGTTTCCGGCATCCAGTCCGGAAGAGCGGTTTTGGTACTCGTCATGAGGTTCCGAGAACGATCGCGACAGTCCTGCAGGTGTGTACGCAGGCGCCGTGGCATGTGGTTTGTGTGCGATCGGTTTGCATAACGCGAAAGTTGCGGCTCGGGAACAGCCCTAGTATTCCAAAGATAGTACCTTCATCGCAACTCCCGCGTTTTTACGTGGTTGCCTAAAGCAAATCGAGTTCTCAATGCCGCATAATGTTCAACGATCCAATGTCTTTCTTTTTATTTTTTCGCTTCTTCTCGCCGCTTGCGGCCCGGGGCAAGGTGGTGCGCCACCGACCGTTGGCGACGGATCAGGCGACGAGGGGGCCTACCTTTTTGATGACTCGGTTGTGAGAACATACTCGATCGAGGTGAGCGATGAAAATCTGGCGTTTCTGGATTCTTCGCCTGCTCGTGAGGAATATGTGCCGGGAGCGCTGGTTGTCGAAGGCGAACGGATCGACGCTGTAGGCATTCGCTACAAGGGCGGGGTCGGTTCTTTTACCGGATGTGTTGGTGGTGGGCCCGGCGGGATTCTGGATGTTTCGGGTCCGAAGGTTTGTCCGAAGCTGGGCATGAAAATCAGCTTCAACCTTTATGTCGAGGGGCGTCGTTGGAAAGGGCTCAAGAAGCTTCAATTCCATGCCATGAATCAGGACCCGAGCTATATGAAGGAAGCTCTCGGGTACCAGATGTTTCAAGATTTCGGTGTCGGATCTCCCCGAACAGCTTTCGTCAGGCTTGAGATGAACGGCGAGTTCTTTGGCCTCTTCATCCTGATCGAAGAGCTGGACAGCACCTTCACCGAATCCCGCTTTGGAGACATCGAGGGCGGCGAAGGGAATCTCTACAAAGACTATTGGCCCGGACGGCCCGATTTGGCAGAGGGAGCCATCACCGGGATCCGGCCTGACGTGACCCTGAATGGATCCTTGCGCACCAACCGGGAAGAACCAGGGCTGAATCACGATACGATGGTCGGGTTTACTCGCGAATTTCAGGAAGCGCTCAAGATCAGTGAAGAGGCGGTCGACGCGGTCGTCGACCGTTGGATGGACATCGAATACTTCCACAAATACATTGCTGTGGACCGGGCGCTGGAAGCCAACGATGGGCCACTGCATTTCTTTGCTCCAGGACCGGTGGGGTCTGAGTATACGGGGATCGGCTGGAACCATAACTATTATTGGTACGCCGCCTTGGACATCGCCATTCTATGGCCCGTGCCATGGGATCTGGATCTCACGCTGGGTGCCGGAATTACCGATGCCTGGATCCAGGATGAGTGGAACGACCTTGAGGCGCCGTGTCTTCTCAAGGCGAATATCTTGCCATTTTTTCCACCGAGTATTCCCCCCGCCTGCGACGAACTGGTCCGAAGTCTCGCGAGGCGCGGAGCAGCCTATCGCAAGGTCGTTGTGGCGATGCTCGAGGGGCCCTTCTCGGATAGAGTTGTGCTTGGGAAAATAGCTCGCTGGGAGGAACTGCTGGCCCCCTACGTGGTCGAGGAAGTCGAGGCCGGGATCCGACGAGGTCGAGGCAATCTGGCACGATGGCAAGGCGAGGTGCAGCGATTACGTGACCATTTGGCCACTCGACGTGTCGAGATCGCAGCCAGCATCGACTACTGAAGATCCGGAACAAGCTATGTCCGATAGATATTTCCCGCTCAAATCGATTGCTTTTCTTTTTTTTCTGGTGCTTTCCGCTTGCGGCCCGGGGCAAGGAGGCGCACCCCCGAGTGTCGGGGACGGCTCGTCGGACGAGGCCGCATATCTTTTTGACGATTCCGTTGTGCGTACATATTCAATCGAGTTGAGCGAGGAGAATCGTGAGTTTCTCGATGCCGCTCCGGCTCGAGAGGAATACGTATCCGGTTCAATTGTTGTTGATGGAGAACGGATCGGCCCGGTCGGCGTCCGATACAAGGGCAGTGTGGGCTCCTTTGCCGGTTGCGTGGCCGGCGGGGCCGGTGGGCTTACGGATGTGTCAGGGCCGAAGGTCTGCCCGAAACTCGGAATCAAGGTCAGCTTTAATCAATTTGTGCAGGATGGTCGCTGGAAGGGCCTCAAGAAGCTCCAATTCCACGCGATGAATCAGGACCCCACCTATATGAAGGAAGCTCTGGGGTACTCGATGTTTCAGGATTTCGGAGTCGCGTCGTCGCGGGTCGCATTCGTACGGTTGGAGATCAACAACGAATTCATTGGCATCTTCGTCTTGATCGAGGAGCTCGATAGTCGCTTTGCCGAGTCCCGTTTTGGTGAAGTCGAGGGTGGGGAAGGAAATCTCTACAAGGACTTCTGGCCGAGTCGCCCCAGTCCGGAAGCGGACTTCATTAATACGATCCGAGCGGAATTCGGGGCGGGTGTAGACACGGCTATTCGGACCAACCGGTCCGAAGCGACGCTGAACCACGACGTCATGTCCGGCTTTATCACCGAGTTTCAGGCAGCGCGGGCGATTGGCCCCGATGCGGTCGATCGTGTTGTCGATCGCTGGATGGACGTCGATTATATCCTGAGATATTTTGCCGTCGATCGAGCCCTTGAAGCGGACGACGGTCCGATGCATTTCATCGCTTTCGGTGCGGCCGGCGATCCCTACAACGGGCAAGCCTGGAATCACAACTACTATTGGTACGCCGCGTTTGAGGAAGAATTCCTCTGGCCGGTCCCTTGGGATATGGACAATAGCCTTGGCTCGCCCCTCGTGGACTCATGGGTGGATGTCCCCTGGAATGATCTTGATCTCGAATGCGTACTCATTCCCCATTCGGTGGGCTTCCCACCGGTGCCTACAATGCCGCCGGCCTGTGACCCTCTGATCCGCAGCCTCGCTCGGCGGCAAGAGCCCTATCGCAAGATTGTGGAAGAAATGCTTGCAGGTCCGTTTTCGGAGCAGGTGGTGAACGGAAAGCTGGATCGCTGGGAGCAATTGCTGACGCCTCACGTCGCCGATGAGGTTCGGTTGCGAATCCGTCGCGGCAGCGATGTTGCGGATTGGCAGCGCCTGATCGAGCAGCTGCGAGAGTATCTGGCAATGCGGCGCGCGGAGATTGCAGCCACCATCAATTTCGTGGATCCTACGGGATCTTTCAAGCAGGACTCGGACTGAAATCCGAGATCGCAAGGAGCAGATTCATGAGAATCATCTCGCAAAAGCGAGTGGCTACGCCCGGATATGTGGCATTTTGCATGTCGTTTGTCTTGTTTTCCCTTTTTCTGGCACCGCCGGCAGCTTCCGCTGACGAGGTGCCGCCGCTGGGTGCGAGCGCTGACCTGACTCAGGCCGCCACGACGAAAGAGGTGGCCGCGGAGTCATCCACCGAAAAGTCGGCGGTGAAAAAGAAGAAATCAAAAAAAGGTAAAAAGAACGACTTCCGCGTCTATTGGAAGAACGGCGTTCGCTTCCGCAGCAATAGCAAAAACTTCCGGTTTCGTATTGGCGGCAGCATGCAACTCGACGCCGGAATTTTGACGCCGAGCAAAGCTTTGCAGCAGGAGTTTGACATTGACTCCTTGCAGAACAACGTGCGCTTTCGACGGGCGCGCTTGAAGGTCGAAGGGACGTTGTACAAGATCTTCGATTTCAAATTCCAGTATGGATTCGTCGACGGTAAGGACGGATTCCGCGACATGTATGTCGCCGTAAAAAAGGTTCCATTGCTCCAGCGGATTCAAGTTGGTCAGTTCAAGGAGCCGTTCTCTTTGGAGCGCATGACCTCCAGCAACAACGTGACCTTCATGGAGCGAAGCCTTCAGTCGCGCCTCGAGCCGCGCCGCAATCCGGGCATCGCCGCTTTCATGCATTTCTTCGACAAGCGAATGACGGCAGCAGCCGGCGCTTTTCGGATTGTCGACGACCTTGGGGATACCTTCGATAGCGGTTCCTCCTACAGCCTGGCCGCTCGTGTGACCGGTCTGCCCTGGTATGACAAGAAGGGCGAGCAGTTCCTGCATCTCGGCCTGTCCTACGCTTTTGATTTTCACAACGGAGATGAGATCCGGGTTCGCCAGCGACCGTCGACCCAATTCGGCCCCCGTCTGGTCGATACCGGAAAATTCATCACCAACGATATTACCTACCTGGATCCCGAAATTGCTCTCGTTCTCGGACCACTATCCTTCCAGGCGGAGTATTTGCATGCGTTCCTGAACCAGCAATATATCGGCGACCCGCAGTTCTCGGGATGGTATGTCGAGACCAGCTACTTCCTGACAGGGGAGCACCGGCCCTACAACCGGAAAAAAGCCAAGTTCAAGCGACTGAAGCCGATCAACGACTTTGGTTGGGGCGATGGTTCCGGTTGGGGCGCCTTTCAAGTTGCAGCGCGGTTCTCTCAACTCGATCTGAATTCCGGCGATATCGAGGGTGGCCGCATGGAAGATGTGACGCTCGGACTGAACTGGTACCTGAACCCGGCCGTTCGCGTGATGTTCAACTACGTCTATGGAGATCGAATCGACGAGCCGGGCACCGAGAACGTGTACCAGATGCGTTTTCAGACGGCTTTCTAGGAACTCTCGAAGCCTGCCGTGCGCGTCGCCGCGCGCGGCAGGCTCCACCTGCGTGCGTGAGCCACAGGGCTCGCCCAAGGTCCTTTGAGAGGCTGGCTGGCCCTTCAGGCCAAGCGCCCGGGACGTCTCGGGGCCGATGGGCAACGCTACTCCCCATCTGATCCCATCGTGGGGTGGTTCGCCATGCTTTTCGATGGGATATAAGACTTCGTCATGCGAGTGCTGCGAAATTTGGCCCTGGTAATCGGTGGATTGATTCTGGGAAGCTTTTTGATTGGTTCTTCCGTTCTCATGGTCCGCTGGGTGCAGGTGAAAACCTTTCCGCAGCCACCGTCGACGGAACATCTGCCGCAGAAAGCGGCGTATCTGGACTCGCTGGGGGGTACGGACCTCGCGACCGCACCGAATATCGTGATCATTTTTTTTGATGATCTTGGCTACGGCGACCTCTCGATGAACGGTAATGCGTTGATCGATACGCCACGAATCGACACTTTGGCAGGTGAGGGCATTCAACTTACCAACTTCTATGCGCCGACGTCGGTGTGTACGCCCTCCCGCGCGGCCTTGCTGACGGGCCGGTTCCCCATCCGGTCAGGCACTCAGGGGCATGTCTTTTTCCCGGACGAGTCACCGATCGGGACGCTCCGGCGGGTGATCGGTGTGGGCAACGAACTGCCGGCCGACGAGATTACCGTCGCGGAAGCGTTAGGCGCAGCCGGTTATGCCACCGGCATGATCGGGAAATGGCATCTCGGCGCGCTACCGGGGTATCACCCCAACGATTTCGGGTTCGACTCTTATTATGGCGTGCATTGGAGCAATGATATGCAGCCGTTGCATATCTATCGGGACCGAGAAATCGAAGTCGCGGATACCACAGAGGTCTCGAATCCGATGAATGCCTTTCGTGATGAGGACGAGCCCTTCACGCGCGATCGCGAGGTAGATCAATCCCGGCTCACGCGACGCTATACCGAGGAGGCGGTGACGTTTATCGAGAAGCATCGCGACGAACCCTTCTTCCTCTACCTTGCGCATTCCTTTCCGCATGTGCCGCATTTTCCGGATCCGGAATTTGCAGGGCAGTCTCGCGGGGGACCTTACGGCGACGTTGTCGAGGACCTCGATCGTTCCACCGGAGCGATCGTCGATGCAATCGACCGGCTTGGTCTGGCTGAGAATACCCTCGTGATTGTGACCAGCGATAACGGCCCGGATTACGATGGAAGCCCGGGCGGATTGCGCGGTCGCAAGGGCGATACCTACGAGGGTGGGCAACTGGTTCCCTTCATCGCACGCTGGCCGGGCGTGCTGGGGGCAGGCGGTGTGATTTCCGGCATGAGCATGAATACGGACTTGCTGCCCACGATCCTTGGGCTAGCAGGAGTGCCACTTCCAGCCGACCGCATCATCGATGGCGAAGATGTTTTTGCGATGTGGCAAGGCGGAGCGACCTCGCCACACGAAGTGCTTTTCTATTTCCCGGTCTGGGGCGATGCCCCCGTGGCGGCGCGTGACGACAAGTTCAAATACCGTCTGGCAACCGGTCAAAGTGGTCGGTCCAAGCCGACGCTCACGGCGCTGGGTCAGGACCAGGAGAACCACAATCTCATCAAGCGTTTCCCGGAGCAGGCCGCCAGGCTGTCAGAGCAGTTGTCCCGCAGGACTTCCGAGCTGGAAGCGAACCCGCGTGGTTGGCGATAGACCCCAAGCCGCGCGCGGGCTCCGTTCTGTCGCTGCAGAGTGTATCAAAAAGTATAGGTCAACTCGGCGCCGAATGTCCGCGGGACGCCATAGCCTTTGACGATCAACCCCATAGGTCCGACGAGCGGTACGGCACTGTTGACGTATATCTTGTCCCCGAGGTTGCGCCCCCAAAGGGCGATTTGCGCCTGGTTGTCGAGAAAATCATAGCTCAGGCGGGCATTCACCAAGCCATAGCCTCCTTGCCGGGCGGCGGGGATCTCTGGTTCGGCAAACCTCTCGGCGGCTCGGTATGCCCACTCGATGCGTGGTGTGATATATCCGCTCGCCCAGGCTGGACCTTCTACTGGAATCGAGTACTGCCCGGCGAGAAAGGTGTTGAATTTCGGCGTACGGATGAACCGCTGGCCGGAGCGGTCGAGAGGGTCGCTTCCGCCGCGTGCATCAACGGCATCGGGAAATTCGTCGTAGCGTGCGTCGAGAGTGCCGACGAGCCCACTGATTAAAACGCCCTCGATCGGAATCCATTGGAACTCGGCCTCGACACCCTGAATGGTGGCTCTGGCCGCATTCTGCGTCAGCAGCCTTGTCGTGATTTGATCGTTGGCTTCAAGAATAGTCTGGAAACTGTTGCGCTGGATATCCTCGTAGGAACTCTGAAACAGAGATAGATTAAACGTCAGACGCCCATCGACGGCGATGGTTTTGGCGCCGATCTCGAAGTTGTCGAGGCTCTCGGGTCCGTAGGGAATCAGTCCGTCTTCGGGCGATGCGGCAAGGGCGGCGTTGAGACCGCCACCTTTGAAGCCCCGGGCCCAGGTGAAGTAGCCCATCAAATGGTCGATACCGCCCCTCTCCAGAATGGGCTCGGGCGCGAAGAGGGCGAGGCTGGCCATCGGCGACCAGGATGAAAAAGAGGCCTGCCCAGAGGGGTCCAGAGTGATTTTCCCATCTGGCTCAGTGGCGAAGTTGCGATTGATTTGTGACGCGCGCTTCTTGTCCTCGGTGTAGCGAAGGCCCGCGGTCAGACTCAACCAATCCGTGGGCGCCACGGTGCTCTGGGCGAAAAGGGCCCAAGTGAAATTATTCGTGAGGATCTGGTTAGCCGTTTTCTGGTTGACGACAGGGACCGATAGGCCGTTGGTCCGGTCGGCGCTTTCCCAGAAGAAAAATGCACCTGCGACCAGATTGATGCGATCTTCCCATGCTGTGGCCGCCAGTTGGGCTTCCTGCTGGATTTGCTGCGCCTGGCCGGCTTCACCATTGACTCCGCCACCGCCAAAGTTGGCGACGCGAATGACCGCGAATTCCGTTGCATCGACATCCAGCATGCTGGGGCTGAGCTGCCGCCTCCAAGAGGTGATCGACTTGGCGACGATCCCCGAGAAGGGCCCCGCGTCGCCAATCGCCCAGGCAATATTGGCCCAAGTTCCCCAAGACGAAGAGGCCGCGATCTGGTTGACGTTCGCGGCAATCTCGTAAGGCTTTGTGGAGTTGCAGTTGTCCCAGAAGCCGGGCTCAAGATTTCCCAGGCCGCTGCGCTGCACTTCAACGCATTGTCCAAGGGGGTCATGAACATGATCCTTGAACCAGCTTCCGGTTATATCGATCGTGATGTCCTCAGTGGGCAGGAAGCGCAGGGAGCCGATGAAGCTCAACCCATTTTCCTCGCCCCACCAAGCGTCACGTGTCTTGTTGTAGACGTAGCCATCGCGATTGCGGCTGGAGAACGTCACGCGGGAAAACAGCTTGTCCTCGAACCAGCCGATGTCGATCGGGACGTTCAGGCTGACCCGTGTTCGAATGGCGCCGAGGTTCCCGGGCCGGACTGAAATCAAGCCACTCAATTCGTCGCTCGGTTTGATCGTGGTGACGCTGACCGCACCGCCGACAGTATTTTTTCCGAACAAGGTTCCCTGCGGACCCCGAAGGACCTGTACGGACTCAATATCGACGACATCAAAGATCGAGGCTTGGGCGCGGGGGAGGTAGACGCCGTCGATGTAGAGACCGACACCCGGGTCGAAGGCCACGCCCACGCCTGGCGTGCCGACGCCGCGGATCGAAATCTGAGCTGCCTGATTTCCGGCGCCGGTTTGGATGGTCAGGTTGGGGGAGAGTTCCTGAATTTGGTCGATTGTGGTGATGCTGGAGTTCTCGAGGCTGGCTGCCGAAATCGCGGTGATGGCAATCGGTGTGTCTTCAAGAAATTCTTCTCGCTTGCGCGCGGTGACGACGATCTCTTCAATTCGGGAAAGAGACTGTATGGCCGCAGGCGCTTCGGACGCGCCGCTGGCAATCGCTCCGTCATCTTCTTCCATGACTGAAGGCTGCACCGGCAGGGAGCCGAGGACGGCCGCGGATTCATCCTCCGTGCCGGTTGCGATCCCGCTTCCTGAAAAGACTGCCAAAATCGACAAAAACATCCCAGTCCTGAGTTGACGCATCATGGTTTTCTCCTTGAGCGCGCATTCTTATCGCGATCAAACTTGTGGTTCCAGAACGGCGCCGCATTATTCGTGCGGTCGTACCTTCGGCCAAAGCTGTCCGATCTTGCTCGAACGCGGCCAGTTTGGCACCCGGCGATGAGGAGGGTGGCAGGTCACCGGTGGCGCGAAAATCCCGTTCCAGAAACCTCTGGATGGCGCGTAAATTCCATGGTTAGAAAGATTCCAGCATGGAACTCGATTTTGAAACAGTCGTGGTGGGTGCCGGCGTCAGCGGAATTGGTGCGGGCATTGAACTTCTGAAGAACGATTTTGATTCGTTCGTCATTCTGGAGAGGGCGCAGGACCTTGGTGGCACCTGGCGCGACAATTCATACCCCGGCATTGCTGTGGATATTCCGAGTATTGCCTATTGCTTTTCGTTCGAGATGGACCATCCCTGGTCGCGGACCTATGCTCCTGGCGCCGAAATTCAGGACTACCTCCGGCACTGTTCGGAAAAATACGAGATCGACAAGCATATCGAGTACGGGGTTGGCGTCTCGAAGATCGAATTTGATGCGAAGACCAATACCTGGACCACGCAGGCCGATGGCGGACGTGTCTACCGGTCGCGGTATGTGATTGCCGCGACAGGAATCCTCAGTCAGCCGAAGCTCCCGGAGATCGAAGGCTTGGAGAATTTTTCCGGTAAGTCGATGCATACCGCCCGGTGGGATCACGATCACGATTTGGGTGGCGAGAGGGTCGGCGTTATCGGTACGGGAGCCTCGGCCGTTCAGATTGTTCCGAGCATCGCCCCCGACGTGGGACGCCTCGCCGTGTTCCAGCGTACCCCGATCTGGGTCGGACCGAAGGATGATGAAGCGATTGCGGCCGAGGATCGAAAAGGCTTCCGCTTCAGCCAGATGGGATTACGGGTTCGACGATTTTTCACGGAACTTGGTTTCGAGATCGGAACGTACCTGGTCGTGAATTACCAGAAGCGAAAGTCGTTCGTTCGCCAAGGCGAAGCGCGATTGGTGAAATACGTTCGTCAGGTGGTGAAGGATCCGGCGCTGCAAGAAAAACTGCTTCCGAACTATGGTCTGGGTTGCAAGCGTCCGGCATTTTCGAATGAATATCTCCAGACCTTCAATCGAGAAAACGTGGATCTGGTTACCTCGGGGATTACTCGGATTACCGAATCCGGGGTGATGACCGATGACGGCGTGCATCATGAACTGGACACCTTGATCTTGAGTACGGGTTTCAAGACCTTCGAGAAAGGTAACGCGCCCAGCTTTGAGGTGGTTGGTCTCGACGAAGTGGAGCTTGGCCAGTTCTGGCACGATAATCGATACCAATCTTATGCCGGTATCGCGGTGCCCGGGTTCCCGAATTTCTTTCTGACCGTTGGGCCTTATTCGGGCGGCTTCAATTGGTTCACGATGTTGGATGCACATTTGAAATACATTTTGCGGTGCATGCGCCGGGCGCGTTCGGGGGGCACTTCTCGTGTCGAGGTGCGGCGCGAGGCCCATGACGAATATTTCGAGATGATGCTCCGCGAGGCCGAGGATACTGTCTTCAAGGATCCCGCCTGCGTAACGGCCCGCAGCTATTATATTGATCGTCATGGAGATGCCTCTGTCGGGTTGCCGAGAACGCCCTGGTGGAGGGCGCTTCGAGTGCGGTTCTCGAACTTGAATGTGTTCCGATTCGAGAGCTGACCTGCCTGCTAGATGGCGATTTCGGCGTGCCCGTCGCGTTGGGAGCATGCCCCGATGGCCGTGATTGCGAGGCCGAATGCAAAAACTCCGGATATTCGGTCGCTCAGAGGATTGAATGGTAAAACAGTCGAGCGCAGTGGGTCAGGGTCGTGTTACGATTTGCAAGAATCGAGACCGACTGACCGGTCGGGACGTCGAGCAATCGTGGAGAAAGTTCTATGAGATTCTTGAAGTTGAGAAACATTCTATCGGCGTCAGCCATGGTGCTCGTCGTCTCGTCTTGCGGCGGTAGCAGCGACAATCAGCTGACGCTTCAGGTGCCAGAGGTACCAGAGGTGCCCGACAACCCCGTCGAGCCCGTCGAGCCCGAGGTCCCGGCCGAACCTGAAGTCCCGGAATCTCCGGAATGTGCCGGCGAGGTTTATGCCAGTACATTCGATGCTGTCCAGAAAGTCATTTTCGACCGTTACCAATGCGTGGGTTGCCATAGTGGCGACAACGCAAGTGGCGATCTGGATCTCACGCCGGAGTTCGCCTACGAGAATCTGATGGAGGTTCCTTCGGTGGGCTCGAATTTTGCGCGGGTGTACCCGGGCTCTCGCGAGCGCAGCTCCTTGTGGCTCAAGATGTATGGTCACGTCGATCCCTCGATTACCAGTCTTGCCTTGATGCCGCCGTCCGGTCCTGTTCCGGAGGACTGGGAATTCGAGCTGTTGCGGCAATGGCTGGTCGCTGGTGCGCCGGAGACCGGCGTGGTTCTGGGCACGGAGGAACTGCTGCCCGGTTGCCTCTCGGAGCCGACA is a genomic window of Candidatus Binatia bacterium containing:
- a CDS encoding TonB-dependent receptor, which encodes MMRQLRTGMFLSILAVFSGSGIATGTEDESAAVLGSLPVQPSVMEEDDGAIASGASEAPAAIQSLSRIEEIVVTARKREEFLEDTPIAITAISAASLENSSITTIDQIQELSPNLTIQTGAGNQAAQISIRGVGTPGVGVAFDPGVGLYIDGVYLPRAQASIFDVVDIESVQVLRGPQGTLFGKNTVGGAVSVTTIKPSDELSGLISVRPGNLGAIRTRVSLNVPIDIGWFEDKLFSRVTFSSRNRDGYVYNKTRDAWWGEENGLSFIGSLRFLPTEDITIDITGSWFKDHVHDPLGQCVEVQRSGLGNLEPGFWDNCNSTKPYEIAANVNQIAASSSWGTWANIAWAIGDAGPFSGIVAKSITSWRRQLSPSMLDVDATEFAVIRVANFGGGGVNGEAGQAQQIQQEAQLAATAWEDRINLVAGAFFFWESADRTNGLSVPVVNQKTANQILTNNFTWALFAQSTVAPTDWLSLTAGLRYTEDKKRASQINRNFATEPDGKITLDPSGQASFSSWSPMASLALFAPEPILERGGIDHLMGYFTWARGFKGGGLNAALAASPEDGLIPYGPESLDNFEIGAKTIAVDGRLTFNLSLFQSSYEDIQRNSFQTILEANDQITTRLLTQNAARATIQGVEAEFQWIPIEGVLISGLVGTLDARYDEFPDAVDARGGSDPLDRSGQRFIRTPKFNTFLAGQYSIPVEGPAWASGYITPRIEWAYRAAERFAEPEIPAARQGGYGLVNARLSYDFLDNQAQIALWGRNLGDKIYVNSAVPLVGPMGLIVKGYGVPRTFGAELTYTF
- a CDS encoding NAD(P)/FAD-dependent oxidoreductase; its protein translation is MELDFETVVVGAGVSGIGAGIELLKNDFDSFVILERAQDLGGTWRDNSYPGIAVDIPSIAYCFSFEMDHPWSRTYAPGAEIQDYLRHCSEKYEIDKHIEYGVGVSKIEFDAKTNTWTTQADGGRVYRSRYVIAATGILSQPKLPEIEGLENFSGKSMHTARWDHDHDLGGERVGVIGTGASAVQIVPSIAPDVGRLAVFQRTPIWVGPKDDEAIAAEDRKGFRFSQMGLRVRRFFTELGFEIGTYLVVNYQKRKSFVRQGEARLVKYVRQVVKDPALQEKLLPNYGLGCKRPAFSNEYLQTFNRENVDLVTSGITRITESGVMTDDGVHHELDTLILSTGFKTFEKGNAPSFEVVGLDEVELGQFWHDNRYQSYAGIAVPGFPNFFLTVGPYSGGFNWFTMLDAHLKYILRCMRRARSGGTSRVEVRREAHDEYFEMMLREAEDTVFKDPACVTARSYYIDRHGDASVGLPRTPWWRALRVRFSNLNVFRFES